A window from Thermoproteales archaeon encodes these proteins:
- a CDS encoding DUF354 domain-containing protein, with amino-acid sequence MFIWLEALTAKQALLMSYLYESLTRQNLDVVITTRQYDYIIGIFKNRNIPFIIVGKYGGETLKEKLQQSLQRQIRLLDIAIKHKPDIHISFVSPDSTRVAFGLGIPTILLTDTPHSTYVNKLTIPLANCVIAPLCTKESWEKYGYKGDVFRFFKGVFEVAWTAKFKPNKSELEQLDLEEYNYIILRTEEKKASYYSSYASRYSEPTFTVKLLDYIIEKLKMNIVFFPRYKEQRDYVSSRYGEKVIIPKESLFLQHLEYYAYSVITGGSTLAVESALLGTPSITLFPRKLETVSWLKSLNFPIFQITDPFNSFQDITRLLRKAEEYRKNTSKTLKNLEDPIPLIVKEVLNLSNIHG; translated from the coding sequence TTGTTTATATGGCTTGAAGCCTTAACTGCCAAACAAGCTCTACTAATGTCTTATCTATATGAATCATTGACTCGTCAAAATTTGGATGTTGTAATTACGACGAGGCAGTATGATTATATTATAGGAATTTTCAAGAACCGGAACATACCATTTATTATTGTGGGAAAGTATGGTGGAGAAACACTTAAAGAAAAACTTCAGCAAAGCCTCCAAAGACAGATAAGACTTCTCGATATCGCCATCAAACACAAACCTGATATCCACATATCTTTCGTTTCTCCGGATTCTACCAGGGTTGCGTTTGGCCTAGGCATACCTACAATACTTTTAACAGATACACCCCATTCAACCTATGTAAATAAGCTTACCATACCCTTAGCTAACTGTGTGATAGCTCCTTTATGCACAAAAGAATCTTGGGAAAAATATGGCTATAAAGGGGATGTTTTCAGATTTTTTAAGGGAGTTTTTGAAGTCGCGTGGACTGCCAAGTTTAAACCAAACAAATCTGAACTAGAACAGCTAGATTTGGAGGAATATAACTACATAATATTAAGAACGGAAGAGAAAAAAGCCTCTTACTATTCCAGCTATGCTTCACGTTACTCGGAACCGACATTCACCGTAAAATTGCTTGATTATATAATTGAAAAACTGAAAATGAACATCGTTTTCTTTCCAAGATACAAGGAACAACGAGATTATGTAAGCAGTAGATACGGCGAAAAAGTTATTATTCCAAAAGAAAGCTTGTTTCTTCAACATTTAGAATATTATGCTTATTCGGTAATAACTGGCGGTAGCACGCTAGCCGTGGAAAGCGCGTTACTAGGCACACCTTCAATTACTCTTTTCCCCCGAAAATTGGAAACAGTTAGTTGGTTAAAAAGTCTAAACTTTCCGATATTCCAAATAACCGATCCGTTTAACAGTTTTCAAGATATAACTCGCTTGTTAAGAAAAGCTGAAGAATACCGTAAAAATACTAGTAAAACTTTGAAGAATTTGGAAGATCCTATCCCCCTAATAGTGAAAGAAGTTCTTAATTTAAGTAATATTCATGGTTAA
- a CDS encoding 50S ribosomal protein P1 codes for MEYVYASLLLHYAKKPVNEENVKKVLEAAGISVDDARVKALVAALNEIDIDEAIKSAAVPAMVAPVAPSEAPPEEEKKEAKEEKEKKEEEAEEEIAEGLSALFG; via the coding sequence ATGGAATACGTATATGCTAGTTTACTGTTACACTATGCGAAAAAACCGGTCAATGAGGAAAACGTAAAAAAGGTTTTAGAAGCCGCAGGCATAAGCGTTGATGATGCACGCGTTAAAGCTCTCGTTGCAGCTTTAAATGAAATAGATATAGACGAAGCTATTAAAAGCGCAGCTGTTCCCGCTATGGTTGCTCCAGTAGCACCGAGCGAAGCTCCTCCCGAAGAGGAGAAGAAGGAGGCTAAAGAAGAAAAGGAGAAGAAGGAAGAAGAGGCGGAGGAAGAAATAGCTGAAGGACTATCAGCACTATTTGGTTAA
- a CDS encoding DUF2208 family protein — MNRALTYIISIVAMIFFAYITTYFQQYVSMIFIGYFVLMMIIMMIAAGRSASKILEEINYIQEGEKIITISKETINKIKEKDPLVFEEEKSQYYTSLITMIPLLAIMVILFFKGVREGILNEVRSFVGNFVTDEQFALFASWLVFYFMFFIIAQGSYFIGRLYSKVKKTVPLTVAASYTITDKGLIIDNRLPLKFPLKNAKISLNTKRKFVEIEVKGLKIAAPGGQQQTSKIRLYSHNPKEVYEILKNNIERED, encoded by the coding sequence ATGAATAGAGCTCTAACCTATATAATTAGCATAGTAGCAATGATTTTCTTCGCCTACATAACCACATATTTTCAACAATATGTGTCAATGATTTTCATAGGCTACTTCGTGCTTATGATGATTATAATGATGATAGCAGCAGGGAGAAGCGCATCAAAAATACTTGAAGAAATTAATTATATTCAGGAAGGAGAAAAAATAATAACTATATCAAAAGAAACCATAAATAAAATAAAAGAAAAGGATCCTTTAGTTTTTGAAGAAGAGAAAAGTCAATATTATACAAGCTTAATCACTATGATCCCCTTATTGGCTATAATGGTTATTTTATTTTTTAAAGGAGTGAGAGAGGGCATATTAAATGAAGTAAGGAGTTTTGTAGGTAATTTTGTGACGGATGAACAGTTTGCTTTGTTTGCTTCCTGGCTGGTTTTTTACTTCATGTTTTTTATTATAGCTCAAGGATCTTATTTTATAGGTAGGTTATATTCAAAAGTGAAAAAGACAGTTCCTCTAACTGTTGCCGCGTCTTATACAATAACTGATAAAGGACTAATAATAGACAATAGATTGCCCCTTAAGTTTCCTCTAAAAAATGCAAAGATTTCGCTTAATACAAAGAGAAAATTTGTCGAAATAGAAGTGAAAGGGTTAAAAATAGCAGCTCCAGGAGGACAACAGCAAACTAGCAAAATAAGGCTATATTCTCATAATCCTAAAGAAGTTTATGAAATTTTGAAGAACAATATTGAAAGAGAAGATTAA